agacccagcacagcaaaaaaaaaagaatcaccctCAAGCAGAAGGCCCCCAGAAAATATCAAAGCCCCGCCCTACCTACCtacccttcccttctctctttttccagCTGCTGGCGGCTGCATCTCCTGCTCAGAAATACTCTGCTCCTTCAAGGCCCATCTGAATCCCCGAGATCGGGTGAGTCCCTGAAatcttttgttattgttattcagttgctcagtcttgtctgactttttgtgaccccatggactgcagcccaccaggcttccctgtccttcactatgtcccggagcttgctcaaactcatgttcattaagtgggtgatgccatccaaccatctcatcctctgccgccccctattcctcctgccctcaatctttcccagcatcagggtgttttccaatgaatcggctctttgcatcaggtggccaaagtactggaatctTTGAGGAAAGATAGTGCATTTGAGGTATCCCAGGCACCCTTTGAAAAGTGTGAAGATTTGGAGTGAACTTAGGGGGCCCATCACAGGCTTCCCAACCTCCCAGAGTCAGTCTCTCATATCTTGTCCTTGTCTCATcctctccccaccgcccccctcAGCTGGGTACAACACCCCTCATCATTGCAGCTCAGATGGGTCACACAGATCTGTGCCGCCTCCTCCTGCAGCAGGGGGCTGCTGCAAATGACCAGGACCTTCAGGGCAGGTgagcctctcccctcccagccagtTCACtgtgtgctgtgtgaccttgggcaagtctcttaacctctctgggtgtgCGATCTAGTGTGTCTTCCTCTCTCAACCCAGCTTGGGTGTTGAGGAGGGTGTGGAGGTTTGAAAATATCCTCGCCCCTCAGCAGCCTCCTCTTCTGGTAGGACGGCCCTGATGCTGGCCTGTGAAGGAGCCAGCCCCGAAACAGTGGAGGCGCTGCTGCAGGGCGGCGCCCGGCCGGGCATCACAGATGCACTGGGCCAGGATGCTGCTCACTACGGCACCCTGGCAGGGGACAAGCTCATCCtgcacctcctccaggaggcaGCCCAGCGCCCCTCACCACCCAGCGGTATGCAAACCCCACCTCTTAACAGTTTCAAGCACCCTCTTCCGTCCACTAGGTAGTTTCTTGccacccctttctctcccttcctcctgtggATAGTTTCCAGGTATCCCTGTTCATATTATCGGAGGTTTTGTTGCTTGCCTCACACTGCTCGGGGTAGTTTCAAGGAGCCCCAGAGCTTTTAGAGTAGTCTAGGGGTCAACTCTGTGTTTCTGGGGCATCTTATTCTTGGATCTTTGCCTTCCCTAAGAATTGGCCCTCCCAGTCGCCCCATTCTGGAGATGCTACTGTTTCTCTTTTTGAGAGTTGCAAGGCCCCTCCTATGAGCATTCTGTCAAAATGGTTAGTTCCTACCTTAAAAGTCCTGATTGTGGGGGGGATTGGGAGATCCCTCAAGTTCCCTGGGCTAACAAATGCCCTTCCTAGGGCTAGGAAGGGAATCCCTAACACAGTGCCTGATcctgcttccctctctcccctgctCTCGCAGAGGATGATTCAGGCGAGGCATCATCTCAGGTATGGATCCCTAAGCAGTGAGTGAGTCCCCACCGCCACCCCTGCACCCCCATGCACACACTACCTTTCCCCTTGACCCAAGCTCcctgagaagaaaaggaagagatggaCCCTTGACTTGGGGTTAATACCTCGAAGGACCTGTTTGGAAGAGTGCTACCTTTAGggtggactttccaggtggcactagtgttaaagaacctgcctgccaatgcaggagatgtaagagaagtgggttcgatccctgggttgggaagattcctctggaggatGCCATGGCatcccacgccagtactcttgcctggagaaatcccagggacagaggagcgtggcaggctgctgtctgtagggttgcaaagaatcgtactcgactgaagcgacttagcacacaccttTAGGGTACTTGGCAGCGGCGTCCATAGCATAACCACCAGGACGCTGAGAACACTGGGGGCCTGGGACCAAATCacggggctggggtgggatggCAGAGGGAACGAGACTGATAAGGGCTGGTGTGGTCAGGGAAGGAGGCAAGTCTGGCCTCTTCGTCTCAATCCTACAGCTTGTCAGCTCCACAGGGAAAGGATTGTAAACAGTAGGGTCTAGCTGGGGAAAGTACCAGGGTGCAGAAAGGGACAGAGGGTAAAGCATAAGATCTGGAACTCTCAGGGGACGTGGTTATATTCCTTTTTATGCTGGGATAAGTGAGggccagagagaggcagagattcACTCAAGATCACCCAGGAAGTGAGGGCAGAGTTGGGGCTGGTGACAGACAGTGGGCTGGCTGTGTTGGTTTATCTGGGTGGGAGGCTGGCATGTCGCCCATATCCCCCATCTACCCCTACCCCCAGAATTCTGTGTCCAGCCATGACAAGCAAGGGGCCCCCAAGAAGCGGAAGGCACCTCAACCCCCCACCAATATCCCAATGCCGGTGAGAGATGCCCTGGCCTTGGGGAAGAGTTGGGGGGGTTGCCTCTAGGTAGCACGGGGAGAAAGTTCTGGCTCAGGTATGGGAGGACGCAGTCCTTGGGCCTCATGTaaaggtggtggggtggggggcacaggaTGATCAAGATGCCTACGAGGAGATCGTGCGGCTGCGACAGGAGAGGGGCCGTCTGCTACAGAAGATCCGGGGCCTAGAGCAGCACCAGGAACGAAGAAAGCAGGAGGTGGGGGGTAGCAGAGACATGGGCCTGGGGCTAAGCCTGGGGTGGGTGCCATTCTAGGGGGAtactcccctccctgccttccccctcctccctctctccccaccggctcactctgctccagccacacaggCCTCCTGGCTCTCCCTCCAACATACCAAGCctggtcctgccccagggcctttgcacagacTGTGCCCTCTGCTGGGAACACCTTCTCCCAGCTGTCCCTATGACTCCTTCTTGCCCCTCCTACAGGTCTTTGCTCAAACACACCTCCCCTAcccaatttatttaaaattgtaacatCCCCATTCACTTTTCAGTCCCCTTTGTTTTTACTCAAAGCACTTACTGCTATTAGGTacactatatattttattcacattCACTCATTTGCCTGTGAACCCACAAGGGCAGGCTTGGTTGATGGTGCCTCACTTACCGTAACTGCCTAATAAGTATttattggatgaatgaatatttgaatgagtgagtgaatgaataaatgaataagacagaagttccttggtggtccagtggttaaggctctgtgcttccactgcagggagcgtggatttgatccctggttggggaactaagatcccaaatgccacactacacaaccaaaaataatgataataaatgaatgcatgcatgaatgaatgaattagtggCTCCAAAGGGGATCTGGCACAAAATAGGCAAGAGAACATCTGTGGTGGGGATGGAGGGTCATTGAGCAGGAGGTGGGCCGGGGAGGCCCCCCAGCCCAGATCTAAGCCCAGTCCCCACTTCTTCTGTCAGCTGCCAGAGGCAGAGGCCAGTTCCCTCCACAGCCTGGAGAGACAGGtagggtggaaggtgggaggaagtgGACCCCCAGCTGCCTGGTGTTTTCTCCTGGAGGCCCACTGAgaccccccactccctccctgcaGGTCCAAGAGCTACAGCAGCTTCTGGCcgagaagcaggaggagaaggagagccTGGGCCGAGAGGTGGAGAGTTTGCAGAGTAGGCTGTCCCTTCTGGAGGTGGGCCCAATGGGGAGCAAGGCAGGAGTGGGGCTTTTAGGGGTGGGCCGCCAGGGGGTGGGGTATTTCTTCTGCTGCAGCTGCCCGATAACCACACTAATACAGATAGtctcacacacatgcaaacacagaaCAGACAAACATACAAACATAATCACGTATAGATAACAAGCACACGCACACATAATGAACACTTTGGAAACCTGCAATCACCCATACTCATGTACATGCAGAGATAGACAACAACATTTATGTATATGTGGTCTTACACATGCAACAGGCAAACACATAACAAACACATCTGTGGATATGtcatctcacacacacaacaGATATTTCTCATTCAATCACATACCTAGGCAACACATTCACAAATTCATGTATTCacacaaatatttctcaaataaagaaaacagatgcAGGTACacaatcatacacacacatacacaaacacaaaacagTCACACACCACAGACTACAAGTGCAaaatcacacacactcacaggtgCTCACACAGGAGAGGCCGGGGCCACTGTGCACGCCCCACAGgggcacacacgtgtgcacatacATGCTCGCTGCAGACCTACAAACCCAGAGCCACTGTTGCAGCGACTCGCACCCAGGCAGGCACATGGGGCCCCACACAGAATCCCAGACACACCATTTCAAGGACACACAGCCATCCCTCCCTTGGTCCCACATACCAGACAGCATATACAACCGTCGCTATTGGGGTTATGATCACACTCACGGCGGATACacgggggctggagggagggcaggACCTCAAGCCGAACCCTGGTTCCCCCCCCCGACAGAATGAGCGGGAGAACACCAGCTATGATGTGGCCACCCTGCAGGATGAGGAGGGTGAGCTACCCGACTTCCCAGGTGAGACCGCACctgccttccccctgccccccccaacccctgaccATGTCTGGGGCCCCAGGAGTCACAGCTTTAACCCACAGGCATGGAGAGAGTTGAATTTGGGAGGGAGCCTAGCCGACATTCACAGTTTATTCCATTCCTGGAAGCGTGCCTGCCCCGGGGGCCCTGACCCACAGCTCCAGACCCCCAAATCCCATTCCTTGTGGCTGGAACTCTGGGGCCTGAGTCTGTGTCCCCTGCCAGGGGCTGAGGTGCTGCTCTCCAAGCAGCTAAGCCCGTCGGCCCAGGAGCTCTTGGCTTCGCTGCAGGAGCAGGTGGCCATGCTCACCAGACAGAACCAGGAGCTGATGGAGAAAGTCCAGGTGGGGAAACCAGAGCTGATGGAGAAGGTTTCCAGGAGGGGGCGGTGGGAGCAAGTCTGAGGACCCAAGGGGCTGTTTCCCGGGAGTTTGGGTGGGCACGTGGCTAGGTCTGTGGAGAGGGAAAGTGGCGTGGCTGCCCTGTGCCCCCCTCACGCCCACCACGGCCACTTCCACTCTTGCTCGGTTCCCCTGTCCCCACCAGATCCTGGAGCACTTTGAGAAGGATGAGATGGAGGCAGATGGTCTGGCCGAGGTCATTCCTCTGGAGCTCTACAACGCTCTCCAGGCTGAGTTTGACCAGCTCCGCAGGCAGCACGCCAAAGCCCTGCAGGCGCTGGAGCAGCAGGAAGCTCGGGAGGCCCTCGCAGAAGAGGAGGCAGCCTCTAGGGAGGGCAAAGGTCTGGGAACCAAGACCTCCAGAAATGGGCTGGTGGAAATAGCGCTTAACGGCACTGCAGCTCCGGAAACCAGAGTGAATGGAGTCGAGACCACGGATGAGGAGGCTGCAGGAGTAGAAACCATGGAAGCCCTGTCACAGAGCTTGGAAGTCGTGTCCACGATGGCCGAGGCCACGGACATGGAGACCACAGAAACAGAGGGCGTGGGGGCCCAGCCCTTGGAAACAAAGGCCACAGGAGCTGAggttacagaaatgaaaactccAGAAGGAGGAGGAAACCCAGAACCAAAGGCCACGGGTACAGAGACCCCCAGTATGAAAACACAAGAGCCAGAAATGAAGCCCACTGGAGTAGGTGCAGTGGAAGAAGAGCTCACAGGCACAGAGGCCATGGGAGTGGAAGTCATGACCCCGAGGGTCCTCACAGGCCCCATCCTGCACCCGGGTGCTGCGGAGGCCTCAGAAAAGCTGCAGACAGAGCTAGAGACCAGGATCCGCAGCTTGGAAGAGGCGCTCAGGCAGCGGGAGCGGGAGGCGGCCGCCGAGCTGGAGGCGGCCCACGGCAAGTGCGAGGCCGCGGAGGCCGAGGCGGGCCGGCTGCGGGAGCGGGTGCGGGAGGCTGAGGGCGGCCGGGCTAGTGGGGTCAGAGATGGGGACACAGGCCAGCTGCGGGCCGCCCTGGAACAAGCCCGCGAGGACCTTCGGGACCGGGACTGCCGTCTCCGGGAGCTGGAGGCGGCCTCGGTCCGGCTGGACGAGGCCCGGGCCGGCCGGCTGTTGGCCGAGGAGGAGGCCCGGGGCCTGCGGGCAGAGCTGGCCCGACGGGAGGAGGCGCGGCTAGAGCTGAGCCGGGAGCTGGAGGCGCT
This genomic window from Cervus canadensis isolate Bull #8, Minnesota chromosome 4, ASM1932006v1, whole genome shotgun sequence contains:
- the ANKRD24 gene encoding ankyrin repeat domain-containing protein 24 isoform X8, translated to MLGAWPPLPRPPGGEKFRSGLGGAPPPEPIPTPWRSPPTVGEGPGGEAAGGARGRGGVWFGWTARAGRPSSGFAGPYLRPLWPLRPGHLPEPGRPAARPPGALDAMKQLCLCAAASFAAPTQDHFPRQLRLSPTDLGSCPPCGPCPIPKPAAARGRRQSQDWGKSDERLLQAVENNDPTRVASLIARKGLVPTKLDPEGKSAFHLAAMRGAASCLEVMLAHGANAMSTDGAGYNALHLAAKYGHPQCLKQLLQASCAVDTVDSSGWTALHHAAAGGCISCSEILCSFKAHLNPRDRLGTTPLIIAAQMGHTDLCRLLLQQGAAANDQDLQGRTALMLACEGASPETVEALLQGGARPGITDALGQDAAHYGTLAGDKLILHLLQEAAQRPSPPSEDDSGEASSQNSVSSHDKQGAPKKRKAPQPPTNIPMPDDQDAYEEIVRLRQERGRLLQKIRGLEQHQERRKQELPEAEASSLHSLERQVQELQQLLAEKQEEKESLGREVESLQSRLSLLENERENTSYDVATLQDEEGELPDFPGAEVLLSKQLSPSAQELLASLQEQVAMLTRQNQELMEKVQILEHFEKDEMEADGLAEVIPLELYNALQAEFDQLRRQHAKALQALEQQEAREALAEEEAASREGKGLGTKTSRNGLVEIALNGTAAPETRVNGVETTDEEAAGVETMEALSQSLEVVSTMAEATDMETTETEGVGAQPLETKATGAEVTEMKTPEGGGNPEPKATGTETPSMKTQEPEMKPTGVGAVEEELTGTEAMGVEVMTPRVLTGPILHPGAAEASEKLQTELETRIRSLEEALRQREREAAAELEAAHGKCEAAEAEAGRLRERVREAEGGRASGVRDGDTGQLRAALEQAREDLRDRDCRLRELEAASVRLDEARAGRLLAEEEARGLRAELARREEARLELSRELEALREQLVVATATGEQQRAAAAELGQARDAAEARAAELSAACEEARRGLAELREASEALRQSAVPASEHHRLQEEALELRGRAACLEQEVVATGKEAARLRAELERERVGSMARLEHERIVGALKADVARLQGQLEELGRRHEKTTAEVFQVQREALFMKSERHAAEAQLATAEQQLRGLRTEAERARQAQSRAQEALERAKEKDKKRARWSLILALPSHSSQLCH
- the ANKRD24 gene encoding ankyrin repeat domain-containing protein 24 isoform X7 gives rise to the protein MLGAWPPLPRPPGGEKFRSGLGGAPPPEPIPTPWRSPPTVGEGPGGEAAGGARGRGGVWFGWTARAGRPSSGFAGPYLRPLWPLRPGHLPEPGRPAARPPGALDAMKQLCLCAAASFAAPTQDHFPRQLRLSPTDLGSCPPCGPCPIPKPAAARGRRQSQDWGKSDERLLQAVENNDPTRVASLIARKGLVPTKLDPEGKSAFHLAAMRGAASCLEVMLAHGANAMSTDGAGYNALHLAAKYGHPQCLKQLLQASCAVDTVDSSGWTALHHAAAGGCISCSEILCSFKAHLNPRDRLGTTPLIIAAQMGHTDLCRLLLQQGAAANDQDLQGRTALMLACEGASPETVEALLQGGARPGITDALGQDAAHYGTLAGDKLILHLLQEAAQRPSPPSEDDSGEASSQNSVSSHDKQGAPKKRKAPQPPTNIPMPDDQDAYEEIVRLRQERGRLLQKIRGLEQHQERRKQELPEAEASSLHSLERQVQELQQLLAEKQEEKESLGREVESLQSRLSLLENERENTSYDVATLQDEEGELPDFPGAEVLLSKQLSPSAQELLASLQEQVAMLTRQNQELMEKVQILEHFEKDEMEADGLAEVIPLELYNALQAEFDQLRRQHAKALQALEQQEAREALAEEEAASREGKGLGTKTSRNGLVEIALNGTAAPETRVNGVETTDEEAAGVETMEALSQSLEVVSTMAEATDMETTETEGVGAQPLETKATGAEVTEMKTPEGGGNPEPKATGTETPSMKTQEPEMKPTGVGAVEEELTGTEAMGVEVMTPRVLTGPILHPGAAEASEKLQTELETRIRSLEEALRQREREAAAELEAAHGKCEAAEAEAGRLRERVREAEGGRASGVRDGDTGQLRAALEQAREDLRDRDCRLRELEAASVRLDEARAGRLLAEEEARGLRAELARREEARLELSRELEALREQLVVATATGEQQRAAAAELGQARDAAEARAAELSAACEEARRGLAELREASEALRQSAVPASEHHRLQEEALELRGRAACLEQEVVATGKEAARLRAELERERVGSMARLEHERIVGALKADVARLQGQLEELGRRHEKTTAEVFQVQREALFMKSERHAAEAQLATAEQQLRGLRTEAERARQAQSRAQEALERAKEKDKKMPPDIAWHPLEIGSPLTENL
- the ANKRD24 gene encoding ankyrin repeat domain-containing protein 24 isoform X12, whose amino-acid sequence is MIPRGWPPSSPARGSCPPSWTPRASPRYNALHLAAKYGHPQCLKQLLQASCAVDTVDSSGWTALHHAAAGGCISCSEILCSFKAHLNPRDRLGTTPLIIAAQMGHTDLCRLLLQQGAAANDQDLQGRTALMLACEGASPETVEALLQGGARPGITDALGQDAAHYGTLAGDKLILHLLQEAAQRPSPPSEDDSGEASSQNSVSSHDKQGAPKKRKAPQPPTNIPMPDDQDAYEEIVRLRQERGRLLQKIRGLEQHQERRKQELPEAEASSLHSLERQVQELQQLLAEKQEEKESLGREVESLQSRLSLLENERENTSYDVATLQDEEGELPDFPGAEVLLSKQLSPSAQELLASLQEQVAMLTRQNQELMEKVQILEHFEKDEMEADGLAEVIPLELYNALQAEFDQLRRQHAKALQALEQQEAREALAEEEAASREGKGLGTKTSRNGLVEIALNGTAAPETRVNGVETTDEEAAGVETMEALSQSLEVVSTMAEATDMETTETEGVGAQPLETKATGAEVTEMKTPEGGGNPEPKATGTETPSMKTQEPEMKPTGVGAVEEELTGTEAMGVEVMTPRVLTGPILHPGAAEASEKLQTELETRIRSLEEALRQREREAAAELEAAHGKCEAAEAEAGRLRERVREAEGGRASGVRDGDTGQLRAALEQAREDLRDRDCRLRELEAASVRLDEARAGRLLAEEEARGLRAELARREEARLELSRELEALREQLVVATATGEQQRAAAAELGQARDAAEARAAELSAACEEARRGLAELREASEALRQSAVPASEHHRLQEEALELRGRAACLEQEVVATGKEAARLRAELERERVGSMARLEHERIVGALKADVARLQGQLEELGRRHEKTTAEVFQVQREALFMKSERHAAEAQLATAEQQLRGLRTEAERARQAQSRAQEALERAKEKDKKITELSKEVFSLKEALKDQLGAPDSLEVEALRGQVKALREQLEEAARDHSAVVALYRSHLLYAIQGQMDEDVQRILSQILQMQRLQAQGR
- the ANKRD24 gene encoding ankyrin repeat domain-containing protein 24 isoform X3, encoding MLGAWPPLPRPPGGEKFRSGLGGAPPPEPIPTPWRSPPTVGEGPGGEAAGGARGRGGVWFGWTARAGRPSSGFAGPYLRPLWPLRPGHLPEPGRPAARPPGALDAMKQLCLCAAASFAAPTQDHFPRQLRLSPTDLGSCPPCGPCPIPKPAAARGRRQSQDWGKSDERLLQAVENNDPTRVASLIARKGLVPTKLDPEGKSAFHLAAMRGAASCLEVMLAHGANAMSTDGAGYNALHLAAKYGHPQCLKQLLQASCAVDTVDSSGWTALHHAAAGGCISCSEILCSFKAHLNPRDRLGTTPLIIAAQMGHTDLCRLLLQQGAAANDQDLQGRTALMLACEGASPETVEALLQGGARPGITDALGQDAAHYGTLAGDKLILHLLQEAAQRPSPPSEDDSGEASSQNSVSSHDKQGAPKKRKAPQPPTNIPMPDDQDAYEEIVRLRQERGRLLQKIRGLEQHQERRKQEVQELQQLLAEKQEEKESLGREVESLQSRLSLLENERENTSYDVATLQDEEGELPDFPGAEVLLSKQLSPSAQELLASLQEQVAMLTRQNQELMEKVQILEHFEKDEMEADGLAEVIPLELYNALQAEFDQLRRQHAKALQALEQQEAREALAEEEAASREGKGLGTKTSRNGLVEIALNGTAAPETRVNGVETTDEEAAGVETMEALSQSLEVVSTMAEATDMETTETEGVGAQPLETKATGAEVTEMKTPEGGGNPEPKATGTETPSMKTQEPEMKPTGVGAVEEELTGTEAMGVEVMTPRVLTGPILHPGAAEASEKLQTELETRIRSLEEALRQREREAAAELEAAHGKCEAAEAEAGRLRERVREAEGGRASGVRDGDTGQLRAALEQAREDLRDRDCRLRELEAASVRLDEARAGRLLAEEEARGLRAELARREEARLELSRELEALREQLVVATATGEQQRAAAAELGQARDAAEARAAELSAACEEARRGLAELREASEALRQSAVPASEHHRLQEEALELRGRAACLEQEVVATGKEAARLRAELERERVGSMARLEHERIVGALKADVARLQGQLEELGRRHEKTTAEVFQVQREALFMKSERHAAEAQLATAEQQLRGLRTEAERARQAQSRAQEALERAKEKDKKITELSKEVFSLKEALKDQLGAPDSLEVEALRGQVKALREQLEEAARDHSAVVALYRSHLLYAIQGQMDEDVQRILSQILQMQRLQAQGR